In Syntrophorhabdaceae bacterium, one DNA window encodes the following:
- a CDS encoding amidohydrolase family protein, with translation MGGMLIKNIGMVFTGDISNPLIEGPISILIEDGKIRSISKEDLPDTEKMIDANGMTICPGFIDSHTHPVFGDFTPRQNQIGFIDSSLHGGVTAMISAGEVHLPGRPTDPKGTKALAVLAHKSFAKMRPAGVKVYGGALILEKGLVEEDFKELAEDGVWLVGEIGLGSIKTASEAKIMVEWSKKYGMKVLMHVGGTSIPGSSTVTCEDVLTARPTVACHLNGGPTSVPVDEARRIINETDCAIEIVHCGNPLSAFEIARYLKNKEMLNRLIIGNDAPSGTGVIPLGIWRMVNFISSLCGISAELAVCCATGNTMNVFGLKHGTIKEGYEADLQIIDAPMGSDGKDAKAAIEIGDIPGIAMVIIDGVIKTQVSRNTPPPVRKTVVKQ, from the coding sequence ATGGGAGGCATGTTGATAAAAAATATCGGGATGGTTTTTACTGGTGATATCTCTAATCCTTTAATAGAAGGTCCAATAAGTATCCTCATTGAAGACGGAAAGATAAGATCCATAAGCAAAGAAGACCTACCTGATACAGAAAAGATGATAGATGCAAACGGTATGACAATCTGCCCGGGTTTTATCGATTCCCATACCCACCCTGTATTCGGTGATTTTACACCGAGACAGAATCAAATCGGCTTTATAGATAGTAGTCTACATGGTGGGGTCACTGCCATGATCTCGGCAGGAGAGGTGCATCTGCCTGGTAGGCCTACAGACCCAAAAGGGACAAAGGCGCTGGCTGTCCTTGCCCATAAATCCTTTGCAAAAATGAGACCTGCTGGAGTAAAGGTCTATGGGGGCGCACTTATACTGGAAAAAGGTCTTGTGGAAGAAGACTTCAAAGAGCTTGCCGAAGATGGAGTTTGGCTCGTAGGCGAGATAGGCCTGGGAAGTATTAAGACTGCATCAGAGGCAAAGATAATGGTAGAATGGTCGAAAAAATACGGAATGAAGGTGTTGATGCATGTGGGAGGGACATCCATACCTGGCAGCTCAACAGTGACATGTGAGGATGTATTAACTGCCAGACCTACTGTGGCATGTCACTTAAACGGTGGTCCAACAAGTGTCCCTGTAGACGAGGCAAGGCGAATCATAAACGAGACGGATTGTGCCATTGAGATAGTCCACTGCGGTAATCCTCTATCTGCCTTTGAAATAGCAAGGTATTTAAAAAATAAAGAGATGCTCAACAGGCTTATCATAGGAAACGATGCTCCTTCAGGCACAGGGGTGATACCCCTTGGTATATGGAGGATGGTGAATTTTATTTCCAGTTTATGTGGCATATCAGCAGAACTTGCCGTGTGCTGTGCCACAGGAAATACCATGAATGTATTTGGACTAAAACACGGCACAATCAAAGAGGGGTATGAGGCAGACCTACAGATAATAGATGCACCTATGGGTTCAGATGGAAAGGATGCCAAGGCAGCCATAGAAATAGGTGATATACCTGGTATAGCCATGGTGATCATAGACGGGGTTATCAAAACCCAGGTGAGCAGAAATACACCGCCTCCTGTAAGAAAAACTGTAGTTAAACAATGA